In Deefgea piscis, the genomic window CGTCGCCGTCACACCCAAGATCATCAGCGCAAAATCGGCCCGATGTTCTAACCGCGCCCGTGCTTCAGAACCAACCATGCGCCAATACGCACGCCAAAATGGACTCAGTTGCATTTTATTTCCTTTAATCAAAGTAGGTCGGATGAGCCGAAGGCGTTATCCGACTAAGGATCTGGTTCTTATTAACTTCCTTATTTTTACCTGTGCAGGTCGACTAAAGTCGACCCTACGTAGGGTCGGCTTCAGCCGACTGATTTCAAATCGGGAAGTTATTTCGAGCCATATCCTAAGCAGGTGTCGGATAACGCTACGCTCATCCGACCTACGACTTCCTAATACCAATTAAGCGCCAAACACAATCAATTTGCGCAGCACCACGCGCCCAGCCCAGGCTGCAGCAGCAACAAAGCCCAACGCCCAAGCCGCTTGGATCAAGAACGGTTGCACGCTGACAATGTCGCCGGTGATATAGCCGACAGGGGTATTAAAAAAGTGCCCAAAAGGCAGGTAGGCCAAAACTTCACGAAAGCCCGCAGGGAAAAACGCCATCGGAATCAATGCCCCGCCCAAAAACATCACCATCGCGTCTTTGCTAGCGGTGATGCCCCATAAATCGGTGGCAATAAATCCCGCCAAAGCAACGACAAAATCAATGCAAAACAGCAATACAAACGACAAGGCAATCGAGGCTAACGCCAAAGGAATCGTCTTCGGCGTCAGGCTTAAATCGAAATACCATAAAAACAGTGCAAACGCCGGCAAGATATACGTCGCTTTGGCCAGAGCGCGCCCCAAGGAAATAGCAAACTGCCGCAGCGGTAATGACATCGGCAAAATCAATTGTGTGGCGATTTCGCCCGAGCGAATTTCACGCGCCAGCCGCCAATCGGTACCAACGGGCAAAAAAGCCAACAGCGTTTGCGCCACCAACACATGCAGCACCGCGCTATTAAAAGTCATCCCCGCCCGCGTTGGCGTATCGGCATACAACGCAGCCCATAGGTAATACAGCAACCACATCGCAATCAAATAACCAATGGTCACCAACCAGCGCCCTTTGCGATCGGTTGCAACCAGGCGCGCACTGCCCCATGCCAGCGCGGCACAGCCTTTGAATGGAATGCCTAACATACCGCCTCCGTTTGATTGGCCAAATAAAAACCATGCAGCAATTCTTCAAACTCTTGCTCAACCGGTTTAAGCTCGCTCACTGAATACGGCGCGAGTAATTGCATCAACTCGGCAAAGGGCAAGGTATCGTGGCGGGCGATTTCTAGCCATTCACCGCGCTGGCGTACTGGCAGCGCGGAATGATGCGCGCGCAGTTGTATTTCAGCAGCGGCGACCAAATCAGGCTGCAAACGCGCCGCCCACCAGCGGCCATCACCCGCGTGCGAACGAAAATCCGCCAAGCTGCCGTCAAAGCGCAGCGTCCCCTTATCGATCAATAGCAGTCGCTGCGTCAGCCGCTCAATATCGCCCACATCGTGCGAAGTAATCAGTACCGTGGTACCCGATTCTTGGTTTAGTTTGCGAATCAAGCCGCGCATTCTTGATTTCATTTCCAGATCAAGCCCAATGGTTGGCTCATCCAAAAACACCACATCAGGGCTGTGCAAAAAAGCGGCGGCGATTTCGCACAACATCCGCTGCCCAAGCGACAAAGTGCGCACTGGGCGATGATAAAATTCATCCAACAGAGCTTCACGCCGAAATAAATCGAGTCGCGCATTAAACGCCGCCTGCGGCACGTCGAACAAAGCCTGCAAAATTTCAAACGAATCTTTAACGGGCAAATCCCACCACAACTGGCTGCGTTGACCAAATACCACGCCAATTTTCTTGACGTATTTCACCCTATCCCTTTGTGGATGAAAGCCTGCAACCAATACCCTGCCTGAACTAGGTTCTAAAATACCGGTTAGCATTTTGATCGTCGTGGATTTTCCCGCCCCATTGGGGCCAACCAAACCCACGCACTCGCCAGCGGCGATATTAAAATTCACCGCGCTCACCGAGAGTTTGTCCTCATAGTTGGCACGAACTAAATGCTTTAAACGCTCAGTCCAATTTTTAGGGGCAATCGGCGTGCGATATACACGGCTTAGGTTTTCAACTTGAATCAGCATGTATTGCTCCTGTAAGTCGGGCTAACTCAGCGTTACCCAACATGTTCGTACTACGCCTGCGAAGAGGACTTCACCCACCGCCAAAGTTCGCGCTCAATCCAAAACCCAAGACCAAGCGTCGCTGCGCAATGAATAACAGGTGAGTTTCAGACAAACTGTGAATGCGCCAAATAACACAACCGGGGATTAAGCCTGCTCACCATCGCGACTATCGCCCGTCAGCAAAGTCGCTAACGCCATCATGAGCGTAGCAAGGACGATTTATTCGGTATTGAGATTGCAAGACTTCAGTCATGACCTGCAGAAAGTTTTCATATAGATTACGGACTTGTTTGTTTGGTGAAAATGTTGCAATATGACATTTGATTTGTCAAAAACTCACATCGCAACTTATGGCGCTCATTTACCGCGAACGACTCGACATCGGCCCTGAATCCCCGCAGATCATGGTCGGCACACACGTGTTTCACCAAGAGCCATATCCACCGCTACGCGATCGGGGCATTTTGATTTGCGGCATTAGCGAAGGACGTGATTTTTTTGAAGTCGAGCGCGTGGATACGCCGTGGCATGTGCTGGCTTTTTGTCTCAGCGGCCACGGTGAAGTATTTACCCCCGACGGTGTAAGGCGTGGTTTTGGCGCTGGGCAATTGGCGCTGATGCCGCAAGGCGTGCACAGCGGCTATCGTCGCATCGGTGAAGCGCCGATGCTGCACGTGTGGTTTTTGCTGTATTGCAGTTCGCGCTGGGATTATCTCAATCGCGCGCAACCCGCTATTTTTAATAGTCAGGACGGCGCGGCGTTGGCTGATGCTGTGCGGCAATTTCATCGTGAAGTGTTGCGATTTAATCTCGGCGACACCCGCAGTTTGGCGGCCCCCGCTTTGGATTATTTATGTCTACTGCTCGAGCGCGCGACCAAGGCATTCAGCGCAACGCTCGGTTGGGCCGAACAATTAGAGCAATTGTTTTCCCACGTCCAAAAAAACTTAGCACAAGACTGGAGTAACGCCGCTTTGGCGGCGCAACTGCACATCACCACCACGCATTTGCACCGCTTGTGCACGCAGCATTTGGGCGAAACGCCGAATAAAATTGTGTTTCGAATGAAAATGAATCAGGCCAAAGAATTGCTGATGCACGGCAACAGCGTGAGCGACGTTGCGCGCGTTACGGGCTATCAAGAAATCGCCAGTTTTTCGCGCCGATTTAGCCAACATTTTGGCTACAACCCCAGCCAAGTGCTCAGCAAACACCTCTCCAGCGCGGGTCATCAGCAGATTTGGGAATGAATTTTTATGTGCCTGCGGCACTTTGTTTTACAGTCGCAGTCCGCGACGGGGAATCACTTTTCTTGCTTCGCCAAGAAAAGTAAGCAACAGAAGGCGACCCGAGGCGAAGTCGGCTCCGCCGTTCAGCCTTGCACCCCGCGTCGCTAAGCGGCAAAGCCGCTAAGCTTTGGCGTCGCCTCTCTCGTCGCGAGCCTAAGGTCTCGCTCCTCGCTCGGCCTTCGCTTTAACGGGGGGCTTAAGCCCCAGCTCAATCAGCAAGGCACAGCATCAACGTAAATATCAACATTTAATTCAATAGGTATATTAGTACAGAGCACACTCATCAAGCCCCAAGCAGCAATACCCTCTCGGTATTTTGGGTGCAGGCCACCGCCAAGTCGGCGACGTCCATCCCGCGCAGCGCGGCGAGCTCTCGGGCGATGCGTGGCAACTCGGCGGGCTCGTTGCGCTGCGGTGGATGGCCTGCCAGCCAGCTCGGTGCGATGTCGGGGGCGTCGGTTTCCAGCACCAGCGATTCAAGCGGCAAGGTTTGCGCCAAGCGCCGAATCCGCTGTGAGCCGCTATAAGTCAGCGCGCCACCAAAGCCCAAGCAAAATCCGAGCTGAATAAACGCATCCGCTTGTTGCTCGCTGCCATTAAACGCATGCGCGATGCCGCCCTTCACCCGCCATTTGCGTAAGAATTTAAGCACCTGATCTTGGCTGCGGCGAATATGCACAATCACCGGTAAATCGAAATCGCGGGCGATTTTGAGCTGCGCTTCAAAAAAATGGATTTGTCGCTCGGCATTGAGCTCAGGCAGGTAAAAATCAAGGCCAATCTCGCCAACAGCAACGGCCAGCCCTAAATCCAGTTGTTGCCGCAACACGCCCAAATGTTCATCGTCATGCTGCGCTACATAAATCGGATGTAAGCCCAAAGCAATGTGCGCGCCATATTGTGCACGCATCTGCTGCGTGGTTTGAAAAGTGGCGGCGGAGACACTCGGCACCAGCCAACGCGTCACGCCAGCGTCGATGGCGCGCGCGACAACTTCTACTCGATCGGCGTCAAATTCAGTTGCGTCAAGATGACAATGGCTGTCAAAAAACATCATTTTTCATTCGCTATAAAAACATCGATATTCATTAAAAGTTCAGGGTATTTGGCAAGTCAGTGGCCAAATATTATAAAAACCACATGCTTTCATAAGCATGAATAGACAATATCAATAACCGAAAGACAAAAACGACTTGCCCTTACAAAACAAACAGCTATCGTAACAGAATCAAGTTTGCTAATTAGGATGAAGCACCATGAAAATCGTACACAAACTAATCATGTTGATCTTAGTTGCCTCACTAGGTTTGCTAGTGATTTCTGGCCTTGGCTACAAACATTTTAATGAAATCAAAACCGCCAGTTATGACGTAACCGATAATATCATTCCGTCGATTGTTGTTTTAGGCAGTGCGCGTAGTGATTTTGGCGACATGCGCCGCTATCTGGTGGTGCATGTGGCGCACACCGATCAAGCTAAAATGCATGCTACCGAAGAAAAGTTCAATAAATTGCATGCCGAATTAGAAGAAGATCTGAAAAAATACGAGAGCCTGGTGTACGACGATACCGACAAAGCCAATCTGGCGGCCATCCGCGATCTGTTGCCAAGCTATCTCGCCGCGAGTAAAGAAACCATGGCGCTATCGTATGCCGACAAATCAGCTGAAGCGCTGCAGAATTACGAAGAAAAAGTGCTGCCCATCGGCAATCAACTCACCGAAGCTTTTAAGAAAGCCGAAAAATATAATGAAGAACTGACCGATCGGGTGAAAAAAACCGTTAACGACACCATTGCAAACTCGATATCGCAAAGCATCATTATCGCCATAGTGTCGTTGATTGTATTTGTTATGCTTGGCTTATATATTTCACGCAGCATTACCCTGCCACTAAATGAAATGCGCCAATTTATCGTCGATTTAGGTACGCGTTTTGACTTTACCAAACGTATGCCAGTCAAAAACCAAGATGAAATCGGCGTATCAGCCGTTGCACTCAATGGTCTGCTCGACACTTTACAAACGAGTTTACAAAAACTGGCTCACGTGGGTAACCAAGTCGGCGACTGCGTGAATGGGCTATCTAATTCTAGCTCTGAGCTTTCCAGTGCCTCACGCGGCGTGAGTGAATCAGCGTCGAGCATGGCCGCTGGTGTTGAGCAAGTGACGGTGAGTGTGACGCATGTGGCCGACCGGGCGCAGCAATGCGATACGACCGCACGCGAAGCGGGTCGTTTAGCCGGAACGGGCGGCGAAGTGATCGATAACACCATCAACAGCATTAATCAAATCGCCGATCAAGTTCGCCAATCGGCTGGGCAAATAGAAAACCTAAAAGATCGTACCAATAGCATTACCTCGGTGGTGAATGTCATCAAAGACATTGCCGATCAAACCAATTTGCTGGCACTCAATGCGGCGATTGAAGCGGCACGTGCTGGCGAACTGGGGCGTGGTTTTGCGGTGGTGGCCGATGAGGTGCGTAAGCTGGCTGAACGCACCTCAAGTTCAACGCAAGAAATCACCAGCATGGTGGCCGAGATTCAAAACGAGGCCAATCACACCGTGCAAACCATGCAGCAAACCGTACGCCAAGTGGATAATGGTGTCAGCATGGCGCATGAGGCTAGTACGGCGATTAGTAATATTCGTAAAAGCGCCGATGATGTTGTCGCACAAGTGAGTGAAATCTCGAGTTCGATGCGTGAGCAAAGCACCGCTAGCGCCATGATGGCGCAGCAAGTTGAGCGCGTCGCACAGATGAGTGAGGAAAGTAGTAGCGTCGCCGAGCAGACGGCTTCTGAAGGTGGTCGTTTAAAACAGCTAGGTAACGAGCTAGATGAGGCGATTTCTCGTTACAAAGTACAATAAGCATTAAGGACGGTGTTGTATTGGCCGACTCCGCCCTTAATCAACTGACTCACCAAAGCCGCGATTGCGGCTTTTTTATTGCGTCCTAGCAATTGCTGGCGTTGGTTTTGCCCGAAGCTCACATTAGCGTCTACAACCATTGGGTTTATTTTTGAGTTCCCAGCAAATGATGCAACTTATTTTGGGAGATTTGATCAAATACCCATTAGAATTCACAGATTAATAACGACAGGTGCAGTGATGGATATTTTGATGAGTCTTTGGGTCGGCTACCCCGTGTGGGTTTGGCTGATGTTTTTTGTGGTGGTGATCTCTTTACTGGCATTCGATTTGGGTGTGTTACAAAAAGACGACCATGAAATTAGCGTTCGAGAAAGCTTAAAGCTTTCAGCAATGTATATTGCCATGGGCTTATTATTTGGTGCTTGGTTATGGTGGTATAAAGGCGCCACTTCCGGCATGGAATACATTACCGGCTATTTGATTGAAAAATCACTGTCAATGGACAATGTTTTTGTCATTGCATTGATTTTTACTAGTCTCGGTGTACCACGGATTTACCAACATCGCGTGTTGTTCTGGGGGATTCTGGGCGCCATCGTGATGCGCGGGATTATGATTAGCGTTGGCGCGGTCTTGGTGTCGGAATACCAATGGATCTTAATGATCTTTGGTGCCTTCTTGATCGTTACCGGGGTCAAAATGCTATTTGCCGACGATGAACACGGCAAATTAGAAGACAATGGCTTTTATAAATGGCTGCGCAAACACATGCGTTTCACTTCTGCGATTCATGGCAACCTGTTTTGGGTGCGTGGCGAGCAGCATGGTTTGGCCAAAGGCTGGTGGGCAACACCGCTATTTTTGTGTTTGATCTTGGTAGAAACCGCTGATTTGGTGTTTGCTGTCGATAGTATCCCAGCGATTTTCGCAATCACACAAGATCCGTTTATTGTGTATACCTCGAACATCTTTGCTATTTTAGGTTTGCGCGCTTTGTATTTTGCTTTGGCAGCAATGGTGCATCGCTTCCATTATTTAAAATATGCGCTGGCCGTGGTTTTGGTGTTTATCGGGATCAAAGTTGGTTTGGTTTACCTCAACGACATCCAATTGGTGGCCTTTAAGATTCCAACCTTGGTGTCTTTGGTGGTTACTTTTGGCTTATTGCTCTCTGGGGTCTTGTACTCGTTGTGGAAAACCCGCGACGAGCCTAATGATCCACCGAAATAATTAACGCAGCACTATTGAACCCCGCTTATGCGGGGTTTTTTATTGCCCTGACAAAAGCCATCGATCAGCTTTCTAATTAATACAAAAATCAAGCCGCTAAAAGAACGCTCAAAATTGGCTTGGGCGATAGTTTTAATGATGAAACCCGTGAAGCGTAGACGACAACGTATCGCTTAATGGCTAAAGTGATGAAAACCGCAACGGTTTAATCTGGGGTAATTTTCGAGGGCGAAGAGGGGCGAATCAGCCATGAATGCAGTGCAGATATGACAATCAAGCAGGCTGCCACACCGCCGGTAACGACTTCTGGAATATGAAACCGTGCCGCCAATAGCATCACGCCAGCCAGAGCACCAATGGCCCAAAATGCACCATGCTCTAGATATTTAAACGCATTGAGCGTGCCTTTTTCAACTAATAGCAAAGTAAAACTTCGCACAAACATGGCGCCAATGCCCAGCCCGATCGCAATTAAAAAGATATTGGTGGTTAATGCAAATGCGCCTAAAACGCCATCAAATGAGAACGAAGCATCGAGCACTTCCAGATAAATAAATCCGGCTAGCCCTGTTTTTGCCGCTGCGCCCTCATCGCCAATAAGCTCTCCCAAACCATCGACCAATATAAAAACAACCATCCCCCA contains:
- a CDS encoding ABC transporter permease yields the protein MLGIPFKGCAALAWGSARLVATDRKGRWLVTIGYLIAMWLLYYLWAALYADTPTRAGMTFNSAVLHVLVAQTLLAFLPVGTDWRLAREIRSGEIATQLILPMSLPLRQFAISLGRALAKATYILPAFALFLWYFDLSLTPKTIPLALASIALSFVLLFCIDFVVALAGFIATDLWGITASKDAMVMFLGGALIPMAFFPAGFREVLAYLPFGHFFNTPVGYITGDIVSVQPFLIQAAWALGFVAAAAWAGRVVLRKLIVFGA
- a CDS encoding ABC transporter ATP-binding protein — its product is MLIQVENLSRVYRTPIAPKNWTERLKHLVRANYEDKLSVSAVNFNIAAGECVGLVGPNGAGKSTTIKMLTGILEPSSGRVLVAGFHPQRDRVKYVKKIGVVFGQRSQLWWDLPVKDSFEILQALFDVPQAAFNARLDLFRREALLDEFYHRPVRTLSLGQRMLCEIAAAFLHSPDVVFLDEPTIGLDLEMKSRMRGLIRKLNQESGTTVLITSHDVGDIERLTQRLLLIDKGTLRFDGSLADFRSHAGDGRWWAARLQPDLVAAAEIQLRAHHSALPVRQRGEWLEIARHDTLPFAELMQLLAPYSVSELKPVEQEFEELLHGFYLANQTEAVC
- a CDS encoding helix-turn-helix transcriptional regulator yields the protein MALIYRERLDIGPESPQIMVGTHVFHQEPYPPLRDRGILICGISEGRDFFEVERVDTPWHVLAFCLSGHGEVFTPDGVRRGFGAGQLALMPQGVHSGYRRIGEAPMLHVWFLLYCSSRWDYLNRAQPAIFNSQDGAALADAVRQFHREVLRFNLGDTRSLAAPALDYLCLLLERATKAFSATLGWAEQLEQLFSHVQKNLAQDWSNAALAAQLHITTTHLHRLCTQHLGETPNKIVFRMKMNQAKELLMHGNSVSDVARVTGYQEIASFSRRFSQHFGYNPSQVLSKHLSSAGHQQIWE
- a CDS encoding TatD family hydrolase, which translates into the protein MMFFDSHCHLDATEFDADRVEVVARAIDAGVTRWLVPSVSAATFQTTQQMRAQYGAHIALGLHPIYVAQHDDEHLGVLRQQLDLGLAVAVGEIGLDFYLPELNAERQIHFFEAQLKIARDFDLPVIVHIRRSQDQVLKFLRKWRVKGGIAHAFNGSEQQADAFIQLGFCLGFGGALTYSGSQRIRRLAQTLPLESLVLETDAPDIAPSWLAGHPPQRNEPAELPRIARELAALRGMDVADLAVACTQNTERVLLLGA
- a CDS encoding methyl-accepting chemotaxis protein codes for the protein MKIVHKLIMLILVASLGLLVISGLGYKHFNEIKTASYDVTDNIIPSIVVLGSARSDFGDMRRYLVVHVAHTDQAKMHATEEKFNKLHAELEEDLKKYESLVYDDTDKANLAAIRDLLPSYLAASKETMALSYADKSAEALQNYEEKVLPIGNQLTEAFKKAEKYNEELTDRVKKTVNDTIANSISQSIIIAIVSLIVFVMLGLYISRSITLPLNEMRQFIVDLGTRFDFTKRMPVKNQDEIGVSAVALNGLLDTLQTSLQKLAHVGNQVGDCVNGLSNSSSELSSASRGVSESASSMAAGVEQVTVSVTHVADRAQQCDTTAREAGRLAGTGGEVIDNTINSINQIADQVRQSAGQIENLKDRTNSITSVVNVIKDIADQTNLLALNAAIEAARAGELGRGFAVVADEVRKLAERTSSSTQEITSMVAEIQNEANHTVQTMQQTVRQVDNGVSMAHEASTAISNIRKSADDVVAQVSEISSSMREQSTASAMMAQQVERVAQMSEESSSVAEQTASEGGRLKQLGNELDEAISRYKVQ
- a CDS encoding TerC family protein → MSLWVGYPVWVWLMFFVVVISLLAFDLGVLQKDDHEISVRESLKLSAMYIAMGLLFGAWLWWYKGATSGMEYITGYLIEKSLSMDNVFVIALIFTSLGVPRIYQHRVLFWGILGAIVMRGIMISVGAVLVSEYQWILMIFGAFLIVTGVKMLFADDEHGKLEDNGFYKWLRKHMRFTSAIHGNLFWVRGEQHGLAKGWWATPLFLCLILVETADLVFAVDSIPAIFAITQDPFIVYTSNIFAILGLRALYFALAAMVHRFHYLKYALAVVLVFIGIKVGLVYLNDIQLVAFKIPTLVSLVVTFGLLLSGVLYSLWKTRDEPNDPPK